GAGCCAGGATCAGGAGGACCAGAGCCAGGAAAAGGACCAGGACCAGGAAAAGGACaatgaagaggaggagaaggaggaggaggaggaggaagaagtggGATCTGCTAAACTCAGGTAAACCTCATCCCACCTGGAGGTGCAGGGAAAGGGACAAATCTGAGTCAaagggatgaggaggaggaccAGGACCAGGCCTAGGCCCAGGATAAGGAGGACCAGGACCAggaagaagaggatgaggaggaggatgaggaggaggggGATGAGGGCTCTGCTAGGCTCAGGTACAGGCAAACCCCATCCCACCTGGAGGTGCAGGGAGCGCAGGCTCTCGGGAAGGGGCACAGGGATGAAATCCAGCTGGTTATCAGAGAGATGGAGGAACTGCAGCTGCTTCAGGTCCTGCGGGGAGAGGGCAGAGGGGAACCCCTAAAGATGAACTCCCTAAAGATGAACCCCTAAAGATCAACTCCCTAAAGATGAATCCCACTAGAGTTGACCCCCCTAGAGATGAAACCTCAATAGAGATGAACCCCCCTAAAGATGAACCCCCAAGAGATGAACCAATGAACCTCCTAAAGATGAACTCCCCTGGAAATGAACCCCACTAGAGATGAAACCCCAATAGGGATGAAACCCCATTAGAGATAAAACCCCATTAGAGATAAAACCCCAACAGAGATAAAACCCCAACAGAGATAAAACCCCAATAGAGATTAAACCCTAATAGAGATGAACCCAAATAGAGATAAAACCCCAACAGAGATAAAACCCCAATAGGGATGAAACCCCAACCGAGATGAACCCCCAATAAAGATGAAACCCCAATAGAGATGAAACCCCATTAGAGCAGACCCCCCTGGAACTGACCCCCTGGAGCTGATCTCCCTGGAGCTGATCTCCCTGGAACTGACTCCCCTGGAGCTGATCTCCCTGGAACTGACCCCCTTGGAACTGACTCCCCTGGAGCTGACCCCCCTGGAACTGACCCCCTTGGAACTGACTCCCCTGGAGCTGATCCCCCTGGAACTGACCCCCCTGGAGCTGATCTCCCTGGAGCTGATCCCCCTGGAACTGACCCCCCTGGAACTGACTCCCCTGGAGCTGATCCCCCTGGAACTGAcccccctggagctgccccccCTGGAGCTGATCTCCCTGGAGCTGATCTCCCTGGAACTGCCCCCCCTGGAACTGACCCCCCTGGAACTGACCCCCCTGGATCTGCCCCCCCTGGAGCTCGCCCCCCTGGAGCTGACCCCCCTGGAGCTGACCCCCTGGAGCTGATCTCCGTGGAGCTGATCTCCCTGGAACTGACCCCCCTGGAGCTGACCCCCCTGGAGCtgatctccctggagctgccccccCTGGAACTGACCCCCTGGAGCTGATCTCCCTGGAGCTGACCCCCCTGGATCTGCCCCCCCTGGAGCTGATCTCCCTGTAGCTGGCCCCCTTGTCGCCCCCCTCGGCACCCGCCGTGCCCCGGGCGGGCTGGCCCCGGCGCGGCTGTCCCGGCACACACGCGGAAGGCCTCGGGGCGCAGCCCGGCGCTGGCGATGCGGTTGAGGCGGGCGTCCAGGCGCACGATGCCGCGGGGCAGCTCGGGCAGCGCCGTCAGGCGGTTctcgggcagcagcagctcctgcaggctgggcagcCGCCGGAACGCGTCCGCGTCCGCCCACGAGATGGAATTGCTGCTCAGGTCGATGCGCTTCAGCTTCTctgagggcaggaggagaagagggaCAAAGCCAGGGAGGTTTATTCTCCTCATTCCCCATCCAAAtcctgttttttcccttgtgcCAGTGAtgatttttatgcattttttcatGTATTCGTGGCTATTTTACAGCTCCTTAGCTAGCTCTGGTGCTTTTGCCACCCTTTCTCTCAGATTCTAGAACAATCGACTGCCCTTTCAAACACATTGCTGAAATACTGGTTTGGTGTTATTCCATCTTCTACAACAAGAAGAGGGGCACAGTGGGGCTGGTGCAGGTGTGGAACAACTGAACCTCCTATGGGACGCACCTGTTAAATATCCCAATTAATTAACCCTATAAAACCATCAAAACCCAGATATACCTGTTAAATATCCCAATTCATTAACCCTATAAAATCATCAAAACACAGCTATACCTGTAAAATATCCCAATTAACTAACCCTACAAAACTGTCAAACCCCAAATACACCTGTTAAATATCCCAATTCATTAACCCTATAAAACCATCAAACCCCAAATACACCTGTTAAATATCCCAATTAATGAACCTTACAAAACTGCAGAAATCCAATTCCGGGTGCGCCCGTCACCACCGGGACAAAACTCTGCTTTTTTGACTTTTTAACTTATTCTTCCGATAAACTCTTTAACTTCACTATTCTGAggctgctggggggggggggggggggtttctCCTGGGGTCCCCGAGGGGTGACCCCGACGCACCGAGGCCGCTGAAGTCGCCGGCGCGGATGGCCCCGATGCGGTTGAAGCGGGCGTACAGGTACGCGGTGTCCGGGGGCAGCGCCGGGATCTGCTCCAGCTCGGCGTCGTCGCAGTACACGGAGGTGCcgaggcacaggcacagcaggcagctgggcagccctgggggtgcATGGAAACAAGCCCTGACCCCACTAAAGTACCCCACAACAGCGGGAGGAGCCCACGCGGCTGTGGGGATGTGGGTCTGTGACACACGGAGATGTCACGGCCTCCTGACCCCATAAAATACCCCAGAAGAACACAGGGACATGCTcacactgtggggacacagaATGCATGATACCAGCGCTGTCACAGCCCCTTGACCCCATAAAATACCCCAGAACAGCGGGAGGATGTGCCcacactgtggggacacagaATCCATGATACCAGAGCTGTCACAGCTGCCTGACCCCATAAAATACCCCAGAACAGCGGACTCTacccaccctgccctggggacatggATCGGTGACACCCAGAGCTGTCACAGCCTCCTGACCCCATAAAATACCCCAGAAGAACACAGGGACATGCTcacactgtggggacacagaATGCATGATACCAGCGCTGTCACAGCCCCTTGACCCCATAAAATACCCCTGAACAGTGAGAGGATAtgcccaccctgccatggggacaTGGAGCTGGTGACACCCAGAGCTGTCACAGTCCCTTGACCCCATAAAATACCCCAGAACAGCAGGAGGATGTGCCCACTCTGTGGGGACACAAAGTCCATGACATTAAAGCTGTCACAGCTCCCTGACCCCACAAAATACCCCACAACAGTGAGAGGATgtgcccaccctgccatggggacacggagctggtgacacccagagctgccacagccccgCATCATCCAGGGAAGGGCCAGAAActcccagcaaaaaaaaaaaaaaacaaacaaactgttAATAAATGCAGTGCCCAGGATCAAATCcctcctgcaggaggaggggagatTAAAGCTCCCCAAATTCAGCTTTTTACACCCAAAACTCTCCTGGCCCCCTTAATTTTCCCACTGGAGGAAGCAGAACTCAAGAAAATTCTTTTGGATCAAGAAAAAATCTGTCCCAGCTGCCCCCAAAGCCCCAGCACGAGCCCACCCCGCACCTGATCCCCCACCCCTTCCAGGGGGGGTTCAAAGCAGCTCAGCACcaatttcctttctcctcccacttaatttttcccagcctggagtgacagaaaaggaataaagatATTTATCCTCGCTGCAGGATTTTAATTGTCACTAATCTAATTGCCACTGTCGCAAAGCCTCTGCTCATTAAAGCCTCGCTGCTTTGCTGgagttcatttttttccccagtaattTCTCTCTCTGCCGCCCTCCTGCCTCGCTGTGCGAGCAGACTcaaccccaaaaccctgcaaagagctgctggcagcaccaaaattccccttttttccccccaaaactccACCGGTGTGATGTGGGGATGCATCCCAAGGGAACACAACTCACCCTGCCCGGGGATGGGCgctggggacatggggccaGCACCGCTCGGGGGCTGCGGTTTTGGGGTTCCAGCCGTGGTTTCACCCAGCtctgggaggggtttggggtccttGGGGCGAGGAGCCAAGGTGCCAACCTCGATCTGCAAACACGGCTGGGTGTGAGGGTGGGCGACTCGTCCCCTCCGGGGTGGGTGGCACCGGTCAGGGTCACAGGCACCGGGTTGGGATCATTAATTCCTTCTTGGAAAGCTCTCCAAGGAACCCCCCCTGGCCCAGAGGGATGAAGGAATCCTCAcatccaggagctggcagagctttgGCTCGGGTAAAACCTTCCCCAGCGCCGGgagagctgccagggctgctgctgccaggagctgccgTGCCACATCCGTCCCTGGCACCAAATCCCTGTCCCGGGATGCAGCCAGGGGctctcctgtgtcccctcaccttCGGGACAAGGTCCCCGTAGTCGTAGAGCTCCTCGTAGTTGCTCAGGTCCAGGATGTCCCCGTAGTTATCCAAGGTCACCTCGTAGTTGTCCAAATCCAGGTTTCCATAGAGGGTCAGCTCAGCCTTGGGCTTCTCcgccttcctcctctccttggCTGGGACAgcccaaagtgtccccaggcacaggctggccacgcccagccagcccaggggacaCATCCTGCACCCGGCCGGGGTCACCGCGCCTGGGGATGGGACCTGGAACGGTCACCAAGGGCTGGATGGGTCACCAAGGGCTGGATGGGTCACCAAGAGACCTGGAATGGTCACCAGGGGACCTGGAATGGTCACCAAGGGCTGGATGGGTCACCAAGGGACCTGGAATGGTCACCAAGGGACCTGGAATGGTCACCAGGGGCTGGATGGGTCACCAAGGGACCTGGAATGGTCACCAAGGGACCTGGAATGGTCACCAGGGGCTGGATGGGTCACTAAGGGACCTGGAATGGTCACCAAGGGCTGGATGGGTCACCAAGGGACCTGGAATGGTCACCAAGGGACCTGGAATGGTCACCAGGGGCTGGATGGGCCACCAAGGGACCTGGAATGGTCACCAAGGGACCTGGAATGGTCACCAAGGGCTGGAATGGTCACCAAGGGACCTGGAATTGTCACCAAGGGCtggatgcagggctgggatgtggctgagccagccccggggtgggggggacaagcagcccggccccgggaggggacaggcagcccccagccccagcgggGGACAGGCAGCCCCCAAACGCTGGGGAGGAcaggcagcccccagccccagggggagacaggcagcccccagccccagggggggacaggcagcccccagccccaggggggGACAGGCAGCCCCCGGCCCTGGGGACACTCGGTGACCCTTTTCAGCGCATTTCACGCTCGGCTGTGCGGGAGAGGCCCcgcggggctgccggggctgcccggCTTTCCCAGCCCCGGGGAGCACGGAGAGGTCGGGAGGGGATGAGGGACTGGGAGGTGTTGAGGGACTCGGGAGGTGATGAGGGGGTCACGGCGCTCGTGGCGATGGGTGGAACCGGCCACTGGCCCAACAAGCCCAGCAGCTTGAGGAGAACCAGCCCCAGGGGCCCTggacctgctgctctccccttcTGCTCCCACATCCAGGTGTAAATCCCGGTCTAAATCTGCTTTTCCAACATCCTGGCAGGCCAGAGGCCACAAGATCCGTGTGACAGCACGGGgacccccccaccccagtcctggcagctctgcatccAAACTCTCCAGGGCCCATTCCCACAGAATTCCCTCCCTCCAGCTCCCCTCCCGTGGGACACCCACGGCAGAACAGGGGGAGGGTCCCAGccccctccagcctctcccaaatcccaaatcccaaatcccagatcctaaatcccaaatcccaaattccaaatCCACCACCCAGCCCAGAGTTTTTTCACTCCGTCCTGAGGATGC
This Vidua macroura isolate BioBank_ID:100142 chromosome 24, ASM2450914v1, whole genome shotgun sequence DNA region includes the following protein-coding sequences:
- the OPTC gene encoding opticin encodes the protein MCPLGWLGVASLCLGTLWAVPAKERRKAEKPKAELTLYGNLDLDNYEVTLDNYGDILDLSNYEELYDYGDLVPKIEVGTLAPRPKDPKPLPELGETTAGTPKPQPPSGAGPMSPAPIPGQGLPSCLLCLCLGTSVYCDDAELEQIPALPPDTAYLYARFNRIGAIRAGDFSGLEKLKRIDLSSNSISWADADAFRRLPSLQELLLPENRLTALPELPRGIVRLDARLNRIASAGLRPEAFRDLKQLQFLHLSDNQLDFIPVPLPESLRSLHLQNNNIQTMHEDTFCDSQEQGQIRRALEDIRLDGNPINLSLFPNAFSCLPRLPTGRFS